The stretch of DNA TCGCCACAAAGGAGCTCGATACCGAGTACATTCCGGTGGAGAGCGAGCACTCGGCGATGGCCGCCTGCATCGGGGCGGCGGCCGCGGGGGTGCGGACCTTCACCGCCACGAGTTCCCACGGCCTGCTCTACATGCACGAGATGGTCCACTGGGCTGCCGGCGCCCGCCTGCCTATCGTGATGGCGAACGTGAACCGCTCGCTCGGACCGGGCTGGAACATCTGGGCCGAGCACACCGACGCCTTCTCGCAGCGGGACACCGGGTGGCTCCAGGTCTTCGTCGGGACCGTGCAGGAGGCCTACGACGCCACCCTGATGGCCTTCAGGATCGCCGAGGACGAGCGCGTGGTGCTGCCGGTGATGGTGAACCTAGACGGCTTCTCCCTCTCACACATCATGCAGTCCCTCGAGACCGTCGAGATCGGGGACTTCATCCCGCCGCACCACCTCACGCACGCCCTCGACGTCAATAATCCGATGGGCTACGGCCCGATGACCGGGCCGAAGGACTACTTCCGCTTCCGCTGGGACATCGAGCGCTCGATCCGCGATGCGCGGACGGTGATCCAGGAGACCGAGGAGGAGTTCGCCAGGCGGTTCGGGCGGAAATACGGCCCGACCGAGGACTACCGCTGCGAGGACGCCGAGGTCGTCGTCGTCTCGGTGGGCACCCTGGGCAAGGAGGCCGAGGTGGCCGTCGACGTCCTGAGAAAGGAGGGCGTGAAGGCCGGATCGATGCGGCTGCGCTGGTTCAGGCCCTTCCCTGACCTCGACCTGAAAGGGCGGGAGGTCGTGGTCATCGACCGCGACTACTCCTTCGGTTTCGGCGGCGTGGTGGCGGCCTCGATCCGGGCGAAGACCGGCGTCGAGTGCTACAACGTGATCGCCGGGCTCGGCGGGCAGGAGGTCACCTACGACGACATCGCCGAGTTTGTGCGGACCCGCCGGATCGGCGAAGAGATGTGGTTCGGGGTGAGCGAATAATGTACGAGATTCGGATCCATTCCCGCGGCGGGCAGGGCGGGGTCACGGCGGCACGCCTCCTCGCCCTCGCCGCATTCAGGGACGGGAAATACGCCACTGCGTGCCCCTTCTATGGGGCCGAGCGCCGGGGAGCGCCGGTCGTCTCCTTCGTGCGGATCGACGATCTACCCATCAAGGTCTACTCGCAGATCAGGAGCCCGGACATGGTCGTCGTCCTGGACGCCTCGGTGATGGACACGGTGGACGTGCTCCAGGGGCTCAAGCCCGGCGGCACCGTGGTCATCAACAGCGAAAAGCCCCACGAGTTCCCGGGGTTCGCCTCCTATAACGTCGATCTCACCGGGATCGCCCTGGCAGAGAACCTCGCCATCGCCGGGACGCCGATCGTGAACACCCCGTTCCTGGGGGCGGCGGCAAAACTCGGTATCGTCTCTGTCGATTCGGCGAAGCAGGCGATCAGGGAGATGTTCTCGGACGAGCGGAATGTGAAGGTGGCCGAGGCCGCCTACGAGGAGATGGTCATATGAGAGAGAGGCTTGCCCTGAGCAAACCGACCAGAGGCGCCTGCGGGTTCACCGGGACCTGGCGCGAATTTCGGCCGGTCGTGGACCGGGAGAAGTGCAACCAGTGCGGAATCTGCCAGATCCACTGCCCGGACGGCGTGATCGACGAGGAGCTCAACATCGATCTCGACTTCTGCAAGGGCTGCGGCGTCTGCGCCAATGTCTGCCCGAAGAAGGCAATTGCAATGGTCAGAGAAGAAAAATAACTTTTTTTTGTTCTTCGATTTATTACAGGGATGATCCCGGGCAGCGGGAGCGATCGCCTCACGCGATCAGGCGCGAAGGGTGCACCTGCCCCATCGCATATATCAGAGCGGCGCAAAAACAGGGAGGGATGATGAGAGAGAAACAGGTGGGTCTCGTCCACTGCCGGCGCTACGACCCCGGCGAGGTCGATCGCGCGGTGGAGCGGGCGATCGGGCTGGTCGGCGGGATCGGCGCCTTCGTCAGGCCCGGCCAGCGGGTGCTCCTCAAGCCGAACATGCTGATGGGGGCCGAACCGGCGCAGGCGGTCACCACCCACCCGGCGGTGCTGGGCGCCGTCGCCCGCCTGCTCGTCGGCTACGGCTGCACCGTCGTCATCGCCGATTCCCCGGGCGCCGGGACGCGCTATACGGAGAAAAACCTCGGCCGCGCCTACGAGAAGTCCGGGTTCGCAGCGCTTGCGGCGATCCCCGGCGTCACCCTCTCGACCGACACCGCCTCACGAACCGTCTCCTACCCGCAGGGAACGGTGATGAAACGTTTCGCCATCATCGAGGAGGCGCTCAGGGCCGATGCCGTCGTCGTCGTCTCCAAAGCGAAGACGCATCTCTTCACTGGCTATACCGGGGCGGTAAAAAACCTCTTCGGGATCGTGCCCGGACTTGAAAAGCCGATCTTTCATGCCAGGTTCAGGAAACCGGACGACTTCGCCGGGATGCTCCTGGACCTCAACAGCTGCGTCACTCCGGTGCTCCATATCATGGACGCCGTCGTCGGGATGGAGGGCGACGGCCCGATGTCAGGAGAGCCGCGGCCGATCGGGGCGGTCCTCGCGGGCGCCGATCCGACCGCCGTGGACGTGGCGACGATCAGGCTGATGGGCATGGACCCCGCCTCCATCCCCACGGTGGCGGCGGCGGTGCGGCGGGAGATGGTCAGACCTGACTTCGGGGACGTCAGGATCGCCGGCGACGATCCGGCGGCGGTCACCGTCCTGGATTTCAGGCGCCCGTCCACCGGGCAGGGGACGATGAGGACTTCATGGATCAACCGGCAGATCCTCAGGTCTCTGCAGCGCAGGGGGACCGACCTCCGCCCCCTCCCGGTCCCCGATCCCGAGCGCTGCACCGGGTGCGGGCGGTGTGTCCGCACCTGCCCGGCCGCGGCCGTGCATATCGAGGGAGGAAAGGCAGAGATCGACCATACGAAGTGCATCCGCTGCTACTGCTGCCATGAGATGTGCACCTTCGGGGCGATCGACCTGCGGCAGGGGCCGGTGGCGAGGGTGCTCTCGGCGCTCCTCAGGTAAATCTCACCATATCTCCGTTTTCAAGAAGAGAAACCACTATTTTTCCCGCCAACGCCAGCGGCCAGATTTATCGAAACCAGGCGCCAGCGACCGCCCTCCAGCCGCCCCACCAGGCAGACCAACACCGAATTAGAATATCCGATTAAAAAAGGGATTTTTTCTAAAAATAATTGATATAATTTTTTTAAATTTAAAAATTAAGGTTAGAAAAAATAATATATAGTGACTTTAAAAAGATCAGTAAGCGGCGGAATACACCCCAGAAACACGTCCTCTCACCGGGAGGACGGGAGAGGATAGCCGGCACACAGCAGAACACCAGGATCCGCCTCAGTTCCAGCAGCCGCAACGGAGGGGAGGAGAAAAATGTCAGAACAGGATGCCACCATCGAAGATTGCCGGCGCGAGATCGCTGCAATCAAGGAGCAGAGCAGGAAAAGCGAAGTCCTGGCGGAGGGAATGGACCAGATCCCCCTCCCGCTCCATATCATCGACCAAGACTACCGCATCGTCTATATCAACAGAGCGGCGGCCGACCTCCTCGGGATGAAAGCCGCCGACTGCATAGGAAAGCCCTGCAGAGATCTCTACAGAACCGCACTCTGCGGTTCGAAAAACTGCCCGTGCAGGGTCGCCATGGACGAGGGCCGCACCAGCAACATCAACAACGAACTCAGCGACGGCCGCTGGATCGCCTGCACCGGCATCCCGTTCAGGGACGCCTCCGGCCGGATCGCCGGGGCGGTGGAATACTTCCCGGACACCACGGCCCAGGTCAGGATGGTCAGCGACCTCCTGCGGGTTGGCGAAGAGGCGCGGAACGGAAACCTCTCGGCACGGGCGAGCCTCGAAGCAGAAGGGGACTTCCTCAAGATTGCAGAGAGCGTGAACGGGATCCTCGACGCCGTCACCGGGCCACTCCAGCTCGCCTCCAGCCATGTGGAGCAAATCAGCCGGGGCATAACGCCTGAAAAAGTCCAGGGGAACTACAAGGGCGATCTCGGAACACTTGTGAAAAATCTCAACCTCTGCTCTGAAAAGCTCCTCGCGCTCAATCAGTGCGTTGCAGTGCTCCAGCGCATGGCGGTCAACGACTACACCGTCAGGATGGAGGGAAACTACGAGGGCGGCTACGGTGCGCTCGCCGGGGCGATAAACGAGGTAATGGACCGCCTGCTCATCATACAGGGGATTGTCACCCACATCTCGCAGGGTGACCTCTCCGATCTCACCGAACTCAAGAAGATCGGCAAGAGATCAGAGAACGACAACCTGCGCCCGGCGCTCATCGCCATGGAGGAGGGCCTCCTCGCCCTCGTCGAAGACGCGAACATGCTTGCGAAGGCGGGACGGGAGGGCAGACTTTCAGTGAGAGCCGACGCCTCCAGACACCGCGGGTCGTTCGCCGATGTCGTCGACGGCGTCAACAACCTCCTGGATGCCGTCGTCCAACCGCTCGACGAGGGCATGAAGGTGGCCGGAGCGCTCGCACAGGGGGATTACACCCGGTCCTTCTCCGACAGCGTCCCGGTCGCCGGAGATTTCAGGGAGTTCAAGGACGCCCTGAACAGGATCATCGTCAACAGCCGCGAAGCGTTCAGGCAGGTCATTGATGCGGCTGAAAAGGTCGAGTACGGCACGCTTGAGGCGAGCAAAGGCGGCGATCAGATCGCACAGGCCACCGAACAGGTGGCGCTCACCAGCCAGCGGTGCGCCGATCTCGGCAAGAAAACCCTCACCGGCATGGAGGAGATCAGCCGGCGGATCAGCGACCTCTCCGCCTCCAACGAGGAGATCGCAAGCACCTCGCAGGAAGTGCTCGAACGGGCCGAAGGCCTCGCCCAGACCGGGCGGGACGCACAGAAACTCGGCAAAGAGGCCAACGCCAAGATCGCGATCGTCGAGAAGATCGCCACCGAGAGCGCCACCGATATCACCCAGCTCAACGAGGAGATGCGGCAGATCAACAAGATCGTCAAGTTGATCACCGACATCTCCAACCAGACCAACCTCCTCGCTCTCAACGCCGCAATTGAAGCCGCACGCGCCGGCGAGCACGGGCGGGGCTTTGCCGTCGTGGCAGGCGAGGTGAGAAACCTTGCCGGAGAGTCGAAGAAGGCGACCAACGATATCGAGAACCTGATCACGACGATCCAGCAAAAGAGCGAGAAGACGGCGCGGGCGATCATGTCGGCAAACAGCGAGATCACCTCGAGCGTCGAGAGTGTGGACCGGGCGATCCGGGCGCTCAACCAGATCGTCGAGGGGGCCGGGATGGTGACCCACGACGTGAGCGAGATCGCGAGGGCGATCGAGGACCAGGCGAACACGAGCAACTCGGTCGTCCAGATCGTCGACGACGGGACCAAACTGACCAGAAACAACCTCGACCAGATCGAGGACCTGGCCGCCCTTGCCGAGGAGACGAGCGCCTCGACCGAAGAGATCGGAAGCGCCACGCACGAGCTCAACGAACTCGCCTCAGAACTCAGGAAACAGATGGGCCGGTTCAGGATCTAGGGGGAGGGCGAGTCGGATGAGCACATCTGTGGACGTCGTGGACTTCGAGATCGGGGGCACCAGGTACGCCCTCGATATCGTGATGGCGCGCGAGATCGTCGAGATGGTCCCGCTCACCCCGGTACCGCGGGCGCCGGAGTTTATCGCCGGGATCATAAACCTCAGGGGCGAGATCACGAACATCATCAACCTCAACAGCCTCCTCCAGATCCCCGACCAGAAGGCGATGGCCGAGAAGAAGATCATCGTCCTCGTACCCGAGGCGGCAGGGGGATCGAACCTCGGGATCATCGTCGACGACGTCCGTTCGGTGCTGCAGGTCGCCGAAGAGGACGTGGAGGGGATGGACGAGAGCCTCTGCCAGGAGGCCTATATCAAGGGGATCATCAGGGAGGGCGCGGGAGAGGGAGGGAACACCGGCTCCACCGGGCTGATAATCTGGATCGATATGGCAAAGATGCTCCAGAACCTGGCCGGAGCAGGCGCCTGAACGAGGATAGGGAAAGGAATATATTTCGACACGCATGTCTCTCTTCCGGGGGAAAGAAAGTGGACACCTTTGAGACGACACTCCAGGAAATGAAAAAGATGGCCCCGGAAGAGCAGAAGGCGGTCATGGAAGAGAAGAAAGCGATGTGCACCTGCCCGACATGCCCATCCTACACGACCTGCGCAAAGAACGGGAACGAACTGATGTTCTGCGCCACCGGGAAGAGTTTCATGTGCATTCCCTACGAGAAGGAGTGCATCTGCCCGACATGCCCGGTGGCAAAGGACCTGGGCCTTAAATATTCGTCCTTCTGCACAAGGGGATCGGAAAAAGCGCAGCGCTACGAGAACACCCTCTGGGGATCGAAGATGGTCTGATCGGAGATCAGGTTCATCTCTTTTTTGAATCTTCGCGCGATTCCCCGGGAGAAGATGCGATACAACGAATAGCGAAGTTCGCCTCTGCCCGGGAGTTGCACCCCCGGACCCCCCGCACACGATTGCCCCCGGATATACGGGGACGGGGAGGCCGGAGCGTCTGGGGATGAAAATGCTGGATGGACGGGCTCGAGTGGAGCAGAAAAAGAGCGGGGAGAGAGATCCACACCCTCACTCGGTGATCATCGTCCCGACGCCGGCGTCGGTGAAGAGTTCGAGGAGGATCGTGTGGGGCTTGTTCCCGTTGACGATATGGGCGTGGGGCACCCCGCCGCGCACCGCCCTGACGCAGGAGCCGATCTTCGGGATCATCCCCTCGGAGATCGTGCCGTCGGCCATCAGGTCCTCGGTCTCGGTGACGCGGAGACGGCGGAAGACCTGCGTGCGCTCCTTGTCCATCACGCCGTCGACGTCGGTAAGGTTGATCAGTTTGAAGGCGCCGAGGGCGACGGCGATCTCGCCGGCCGCCGTGTCAGCGTTGATGTTAAGGCTGCGACCGGCCCGGTCGATGGCGATCGGGGCGACCACGCCGATATAGTTGTTCTTCAGCAGGGTGTCCAGGATCTCCGGGTTGATCCGCTCGATTTCGCCGACATAGCCGAGGTCGACCTCGTGCTCCTCGTCGCCGATCACGACCTTTTGCTTGCCGATCTTCTTCGCCATGATCAGGTTGCCGTCGTTACCCGAGAGCCCGACCCCGAGAGCACCGCACCGGGCGACCAGGGAGACGATGCCGTCGTTGATCTTGCCGACGAGCACCATCTGGGCGATCTCCAGGGTCTCGTCGTCGGTGATCCGCAGCCCGCCGACGAACTTCGGCTCCTTGCCCAGGGCCTTCATCTTCTCGGTGATCTCGGGGCCGCCGCCGTGGACCAGGACGACCCGCATCCCGACATAGTGGAGGAGGATGGCGTCCTTGATCGCGTTCATCAGCACTTCCTCGTCGACCATCGCATGGCCGCCGAGCTTGATCACGATCGTCTGGCCGTGGAACTGCTGGATGTAGGGCAGCGCCTCCATCAACACTTCTTCGCGCTTCATGTGGTGTACTTCCCGTTGATCTCGACGTATTTCTCGGTGAGGTCGCAGCCCCAGGCCGCGGCCGAACCCTCGCCCTCGCCGATCGCGAGAGTGAAGACCACGCGGCGGCCGTGCATCGCCGCCTTCGCCCGCACCAGGTCTGAGACGATGACGCCGTCCCTGACAAGGGGGGTCTCGGCCTCGCCCTCGCCGATGGTGAGGGAGACGGCGTCAGGATCGAAACGCACGCCGGCGCGCCCGGCGGCGGCGATCACGCGGCCCCAGTTCGGGTCCTCGCCGTAGACCGCCGTTTTCACCAGGGACGATCCCACGACCGTCCTGGCGACGGCCTCGGCCGCCTCCTCGTCGACCGCACCCGAAACCCGCACCTCGATCAGCTTTGTGGCACCCTCGCCGTCGGCGGCGATCTGCTGCGCAAGCGAGGCGCAGCATGCCTGGAGAGCGGCGTCGAACTCAGCCTGCGGCACCCTGCCGGCGGCACCCGTCGCCGTGCAGAAGGCGCAGTCGTTCGTGCTCTCGTCGCCGTCCACCACGACGCGGTTGAAGCTCCGCCGCACTGCCAGTCGCAGGGAGGTCTGCAGGTCGGCGGCGCCGATCTCGGCGTCGGTGTAGATGACGCCGATCATCGTGCCCATGTTCGGGGCGATCATCCCGCTCCCCTTGCAGATCCCGCCGACCGAAAAGCCGTCGGCCTCGATGAGAGCATGCTTCTCCACCAGATCGGTGGTCATGATGGCGCGGGCCGCCGCTGTCTCGGCCGCGGCCGAGTGCTCGAGGAGCGGGACGACCTCTTTGCACTGTCGCCCGATCCGCTCGAGGTCCAGGTACCGGCCGATCACGCCGGTGCTGGCGATCCCGATCCGGTCGGCCTCGATCCCGAGGGCACCGGCAGCGATCCGGCTCATCTCGACGGCGTCCGCGTAGCCCTTCTTCCCGGTGTAGGCGTTTGCGCACCCGGAGTTCACGACGATCGCCTCAAGCCGCCCGGCCGCAATACGCTCGCGCATCAGGTTCACCGGGGCGGCAGAGACCAGGTTGGAGGTGAAGGTCGCCGCAGCGGTGCCGCTGGCGCGGATGATGGCGAGGCCGTACTTCCCCTCCTTTATGCCTGCCGCCTCGACGCCCTCGATGGCGCAGATACTCCTCATTCCACCCCACCTTCCTCGGAGAACGAGGCGCCAAGACCCTGCACGATGTCCCGGCGGGCGACGATCCCGACAAGGCGGCCGTTTTCGACGACCGGGAGGCGGGCGACGCCCTCCTTCAGCATCACGGCCGCCGCCCGATCGATCTCCTCGTCAGGGGAGATGACGATCGCCGGCATCGACATCACCCTCCGCACCTTCACCTCGCCGACATCTGAGAGCGCCGCCCTCGTCTTCTCCCAGTTGATCGCCTCCCTGATCGGCACCTCGATGAACTCGAGGGGGGAAGGGAGCCAGAGATCGCTGGAGAGATCGCCGGTCTTGAGCAGGGCGAGAATATCGGCCTCGGTGACCATGCCGACAACCCCGTTCTCATCGACGACAGGGAGTCCGCTCACATTGTGCCGCCGCAGGAGCGACGCCGCCCGGCGCACCGTTTCCTCGGGCGAGACGGTGACCGGGTCTACAGTCATGATTTCACGCACTTTCATCTGATTCATCTCCTTACGGGAGGCACGGGGGCACTTTCAGCCCGTCATTTTCGGCATAGCCGCACATGATGTTCATATTCTGGATCGCCTGCCCTGCAGCGCCCTTGACCAGGTTATCGATAGCCGAGACGACGACGACTCGTTCGCCCTCGCTCTCCACCCCGATGTCGCAGAAGTTGCTCCCCCGCACCGCGGAAAGGGTGGGCTTCTGGAGGCGGACGAAGTACTCGCCCTGGTAGAAGTGGCGGTAGAGCGCCTCCACCTCTTCCTGCCCCATCGGCTCTTTCAGGATGATGTGCGCCGTCGTCAGGATCCCGCGGTTCACCGGGACGAGGTGCGGCGTGAAGAAGCAGTGCGCCGACGATCCCAGGGCGGCGAGTTCCTGCTTCATCTCGGCGAGGTGCCGGTGCGACGTCCACTTGTAGGCGTTCACGCCGTCGGCCACGTTCGGGTAATGGGTGGTCGCCGAGGGGTTGTCTCCCGCGCCCGAGACACCGGTCTTGGAGTCGTAGATCACGTAGGCCGCCTGCCTGGCGAGCGGCGCCGCCGCAAGGGTCGCACCCGTAGGGAAACACCCAGGGTTCGAGACGAACTGCTTCCCCCGGACCTCGTCGCGGCGGAGCTCGGGGATGCCGTACGGCGCTTCGAAGTAGTCGGTGTGGGGGACGCCATAGACGGCCTCGAAGACCGCCTTTGGCAGCCGGTAGTCGGCCGAGAGGTCGACGACCCGCGCCCCGCCCTCAAGGAGAGCGCCGGCATAGTTCATTGCCGCGGTGTGCGGCACCGCCAGAAAGACGAAGTCAGCGTCGATATCCCCGGGAGCAGGGTTTGAGAAGGCGAGATCGGTATAGCCCCGCAGGTGCGGGTGCTGGGAGGAGACGGGACGGCCCTCCAGTGCACGCGAGGTCGCCGTGACCACTTCAGCCTCAGAATGAGTCTGGAGGAGGCGGATCAGTTCACCGCCGGCATAGCCCGACGCCCCTACGATTGCGACATCCATACAGGAGATATACCGGAGAAAAAACTTAATGCTTTGCCGGTCAGGGGGAGGAGACCTACCTCAGGCAGGTAAGGGATGCGATGCGGCGTCGAAGAGCAGGCCGGCCAGGCGATCGATCCCCTCCCGGTTCTCAAGCCCGGCGAGCAGGTCGGGAGGGAGCGCGCTCACGCCGAATTTCGCACCGATATAGGCCCCGCAGATGAAGGCGATCGTGTCGGTGTTCCCACCGATGTTCGCCGCCACGTACAGGAGGTTTGCAGGGTCGCTGTACCGCCCCATCAGGAAAAAGGCGATCGGGACGGTCTGGTAGATGGAGACGTCGCTCCCGATGGAGGGAAGGGCGCCTTCAAGGCTGATCCCCTCCTGTTCGAGCCCAAGAGCACGGCCGATCCGCCTCCCGAGTTCGGGATCCTCGGCCGCCGCACAGCGCACCGCCGCGGCGAAAGGTTCCCGTTCGCCATGGACGGCGCTGGCGAGGAGGGCGGCCACCGTCACCGCCCCGGCGTGGGCGACCGGGTTCGTGTGCGTGACCGAACAGGCCTTCACCAGGCGGCCGGAGCGCTCCACCGCGTCGCTGTACCGGAGGGCGAACGGCACGGCAAGGGGGATGCACCCCGAGGTATCGGAGCTGACGCCGCTTTTTTCGATCCCGCAGGTGAGGAGATGTTCGCAGGCCGACATCACCGATCCGTCCGGGAAGCGGAGATCGCCCTCCATGCAGAGCCGCGCCAGATCGGCGGCATAACGCTCCTCCGAATAGTTCCCGGAGGCGATCAGGCCTGCGACCAGGAGCATGATCTGGGTGTCGTCGGTGTACTGGCCGGGCTCCAGATGGGCGTTCGGATGCCATTTCCAGGCCCGGCGATAGCCCTGGTACATGTGGGAGAGGTTCATCGCCGCACTCTCACCGGGCATGCCGAGTGCGTCGCCGATGGCGGCCCCGAGCATGCAGCCCCTGAAGCGGTCCAGCATTATTCCCGTATGGAGTGGAGGAGAAGATAAGCCCTTCGAAAAACCGGGAGGAAGACCACCACACAGAATTTGAGATCCAATTCTCCTTTTTGTCCAATAAAATAGAATATTAAGCACAAATGTATCGCAAAAATATGACAAAAAGATACTATTATCTGCAGAGGGCACGCACCCGCATGCATGGACCCGGAGATCACCGAGATCACCGTTCTCCCGGGGAGGGACAAGAACGGCATGCAGGAGACCTTCGATCGGATCGTGATCAGACCTGGCGAAACGCTCTCCATCGTCGGCCCCACCGGATCGGGCAAGAGCGCCCTTATCGGGGACATCGAGATCTTCGCCAGGGAGGATACGGCCACCGGCAGGACCGTTCTGGTCAACGGGGGGATGCCACCCGAGGATCTCGTGCGGGACCCATCAAAAAAACCGGTCGCCCTGATCACCCAGAACACGAAGTGCCTCGCCGATCTCACGGTGCAGGAGTTCCTCTCGATGCATGTGCGGTCGAGACGGATCGAGCGTGACGGGATCGTTGCGGAGACGATCGCCCTCGCAAACGAGTTCACCGGCGAAGAGATCACCGCCGGCGCACGGATGACCGCGCTCTCGGGCGGCCAGACGCGCTCGCTGATGGTAGCCGACGCCATCACGATCGGCAACACCCCGATCATCATCCTGGACGAGGTCGAGAACGCCGGTATCTTCAAGGACCGGGTGATCGAGACCCTCAGGGCATATGGAAAAGCGGTCATCTTCGTCACGCACGACCCTCTCGTTTCCCTGATGTGCGACCGGCGGATCGTGATGCGCAACGGCACCGTGACAAAGATCATCGAGCGCGACGGGGAGGAGGAAAAGGCCCTTGCCGCCATCAGAAAAATGGACGGGATCCTTTCTGCCCTGAGAGAGCGGATCCGCGCCGGCGAGTCGATCACCGAAGCCGCATTCGCCT from Methanofollis liminatans DSM 4140 encodes:
- a CDS encoding ADP-ribosylglycohydrolase family protein, which codes for MLDRFRGCMLGAAIGDALGMPGESAAMNLSHMYQGYRRAWKWHPNAHLEPGQYTDDTQIMLLVAGLIASGNYSEERYAADLARLCMEGDLRFPDGSVMSACEHLLTCGIEKSGVSSDTSGCIPLAVPFALRYSDAVERSGRLVKACSVTHTNPVAHAGAVTVAALLASAVHGEREPFAAAVRCAAAEDPELGRRIGRALGLEQEGISLEGALPSIGSDVSIYQTVPIAFFLMGRYSDPANLLYVAANIGGNTDTIAFICGAYIGAKFGVSALPPDLLAGLENREGIDRLAGLLFDAASHPLPA
- a CDS encoding ATP-binding cassette domain-containing protein produces the protein MDPEITEITVLPGRDKNGMQETFDRIVIRPGETLSIVGPTGSGKSALIGDIEIFAREDTATGRTVLVNGGMPPEDLVRDPSKKPVALITQNTKCLADLTVQEFLSMHVRSRRIERDGIVAETIALANEFTGEEITAGARMTALSGGQTRSLMVADAITIGNTPIIILDEVENAGIFKDRVIETLRAYGKAVIFVTHDPLVSLMCDRRIVMRNGTVTKIIERDGEEEKALAAIRKMDGILSALRERIRAGESITEAAFAS